Within the Dechloromonas denitrificans genome, the region CGCCGGCACGCGTTCCTCGTATGCCCTGCCGATCCTGCGCAGCAACGGCGACACGGTGATGGTCGAGACCCGCACCGTCAGCGGCCGCTGGAACGGGCAACCGGCCATCTTCGGTGTCGCCCAGGACATCAGCGAGCGGCTGATCGCCGAGGAGCGCCAGAAACTGGCAGCCAGCGTCTTCGACAACGCCCACGAGGGGATCATGATCACCGATCCGCAGGGCCGCATCGTCGAGGTGAACACCACCTTCAGCGAACTGACCGGCTACACCCGGGCCGAGGCCGTCGGCCAGACGGCCGACCTGCTCAAATCCGGCCATCACGAAGACAATTTCTACCGGCAGATGTGGCTGACCATCCGCGACGCCGGCTACTGGCGCGGCGAAGTCTGGAACCGCAAGAAATCGGGCGAGATTTTCGTCGAATTGCTGACCATCTCGACGGTGCGCAACCGCCACGGCGACATCTCCCACTTCGTCGGCATCTTTTCCGACATCACGCTACTCAAGCAGCATCAGGAACGCCTCGAGCATCTGGCCCATTTCGACGCGCTGACCCAGTTGCCCAACCGCATGCTGCTCGGCGACCGGATGCAACTGGCGATGGCGCAGGCCAAGCGCAACAACAAGGTGCTGGCCGTCGGCTACCTCGATCTCGATGGCTTCAAGCCGGTCAACGACCTCTATGGCCATTCGACCGGCGACCGCCTGCTGGTCGAAGTGGCGCAGCGCCTGAAAACCTGCATCCGCGGCGGCGATACCGTGTCGCGGCTGGGCGGCGACGAATTCGTGCTGCTCTTCTCCGAACTCGACAGTGTCCATGAGTGCGATCACGCCATCGCCCGCGTCATCTCGACGCTGACCCACCCGTTCCAGATCGGTGGCCACACGATCCAGATTTCAGCCAGTATCGGCGTCACCCTTTTCCCGCAGGACGGCTCCGACTCCGACACGCTGCTGCGCCATGCCGACCAGGCGATGTATGCCGCCAAGCAGGCGGGGCGCAACCGCTTCCATCTCTTCGACCCGGAAAACGACCGCCGTGCCCGGGCCCGCCGCGACGAGATCAGCCGCATCCGCCAGGGGCTGAACGATGGCGAATTCATGCTGCACTACCAGCCCAAGGTCAATATGCGGGTCGGCACGGTGATCGGCAGCGAAGCGCTGATCCGCTGGCAACACCCGGAACTCGGCCTGTTGCTGCCGGCCGAGTTCCTGCCCGCCATCGAGGGCAGCGAACTGTCCATCGAACTCGGCGACTGGGTGATCCGGGAAGCGCTGCACCAGCTCGAACAATGGAGCAGCCAGGGGATCAACCTGACGGTCAGCATCAACATTGCCGGCAACCACCTGCAACACCCGGGCTTTACCCAGCGTCTGGCCGAGTTGCTGGCGGCCTGCCCGAGCGTTTCACCGGCCTTGCTCGAACTCGAAATTCTCGAAACCGCGGCGCTCGAAGACATCGCGCTGGCCGCCGACATTTTCGCCGAGTGCCGAAAACTCGGCGTCAGCTTCGCGCTCGACGATTTCGGTACCGGTTACTCGTCGCTGACCTATTTCCGCCGGCTGCCGGCCGACGTGCTGAAGATCGACCAATCCTTCACCCGCAACATGCTCGACGATCCGGACGACCTGGCCATCGTCGAAGGCGTCATCGGCCTGACGCACGCCTTCCAGCGCAAGGTGATCGCCGAAGGGGTGGAAACCGTCGAACACGGCCTGGTGCTGTTGCTGCTCGGCTGCGACCTGGCCCAGGGCTACGGCATCGCCCGGCCAATGCCGGCCGCCCAGTTGCCGGCCTGGGTGAGCAGGTTCCGCCCGGACGAGCTGTGGAGTTCGGCCACCGCCTTCCGCTGGTCGCGCGAGGATCTGCCGATGCTGATCGCCGAGGTCGAACACGGCCGCTGGAAGAAAAATCTCTTTGCCTGCCTCGACGACCCGAGCGGCACCACCCCGGCCCCGAACAGCGACCACGACAGTTGCCGCTTCGGCCGCTGGTACCACAGCACGGGCAGCCAGGTGTATGCCGGAATCGACGGTTTCATCGCCCTGGAACAGATCCACGTCCGCATCCACGAAATCGGCAATCAGCTGCTCAAGGCCCGCCGCGGCGACCACCCGGCGGACAGCGGGCAGTTAAGGCAGGAACTGGAGGCGGCCAGCCTCAGCCTGAGCGAATGCCTGCATTCGATCCAGGCCGAATTGCTGATCTCGGCTCAGACCAGCAGGCGGTAAGCCGGCGCATTGAGGGCGCGCACGGCGGCCAGCAGCGCGTCGATCGCCTTCGGCCGGACGAAGCCGGCCCGCCAGGCGAGGGCGACCCGGCGCGACGGCTCGGGCGGACGGAACGGAATGATGCTGATCAGTTCGCTGCTGTACGGTTGCCCGAGCGCCCCTTCCGGCAACACCGACACGCCGAGCCCGGAGGCCACCATGCAGCGTATCGTGCCGATCGAATGGCCGAGCCGGACATCGGTTTCCGGGCTGCTCACCTGCGGACAGGCATCGAGCACCTGATCGCGAAAACAGTTGCCGGCTTTCAGCAGCAGCACCTCGGTGCCCTCGACTTCCTCCGGACTGATGCACGCCTTGCCCTCCCAGGCATGGCCGCGCGGCACGACGACCTTGAACGCCTCGTCGTAGAGCGGCCGGGTCAAGACGCCGGGAATGTCGAAAGGCAGCGCGATGATCGCCACATCGACCGCGTTGTCGCGCAGCATCTCGGCCAGGCTTGCCGTCATCGTTTCCTCGATGGCCAGCGGCATGCCCGGCGCCACCCGGTTCAGCGACTGGATCAACTGCGGCAACAGGTAAGGGCCGATGGTGTGAATGACCCCGAGGCGCAACGGCCCCGCCAGCTGATCGCGGCCGCACATCGCGATCTGGCGCACTTTTTCGGCTTCCTGCAAGGCCCGTTGCGCCTGCTCGACGACTTTCACCCCGACCTGGCTGGGACTGACGAAGCCCTTGCCGCGCTCGAACAACTGCACGCTCAACTCATCCTCGAGGCGGGCGATGGCCACACTCAAGGTGGGCTGACTGACGGAACATCGTTCGGCCGCCCGGCTGAAGTTTCCCTCCTGCGCCAGGGCAACGATGTAACGCAATTCAGTTAGGGTCATACCGGGACTCCGCTCGACATCGGGGGATCTAATATCCCTAGGCACTATAGGGAAATCCTATAGGTGCCATATTAAAAACCGATAATATTCATTGACTTGGATCAATCTTAGCATGGTCGACACGGGGAAAATGCGGCAACCGAGCTTTTTAACCGAGGGGACCAAAACCATGCAACGTACCGTTCTAGCGACCGCCATTGCCCTGATTTCCAGCTTTGCCATTCACACCGCCGCCCAGGCTGCCGACGAACCGATCCAGCCGATCAAGCCGGCCGCCAACATCAATCTGGGCATGGTCGAACTGGGCAAGAAGCTCTATTTCGACCCGCGTCTGTCGAAGTCGGGCTTCATCTCCTGTAACTCCTGCCACAACCTATCGATGGGTGGCACCGACAACATCCCGACCTCGATCGGCGACAAGTGGCAGCAGGGGCCGATCAACGCCCCGACGGTACTGAACTCCAGCCTGAACCTCGCCCAGTTCTGGGACGGTCGCGCCGCCGACCTCAAGGCGCAGGCCGGCGGTCCGATCGCCAATCCGGGCGAAATGGGCTTCACGCACACGCTGGCCATCGGGGTTCTCGAATCGATTCCGGCCTACGTGCGCGACTTCAAACAGGTCTTCGG harbors:
- a CDS encoding hydrogen peroxide-inducible genes activator, yielding MTLTELRYIVALAQEGNFSRAAERCSVSQPTLSVAIARLEDELSVQLFERGKGFVSPSQVGVKVVEQAQRALQEAEKVRQIAMCGRDQLAGPLRLGVIHTIGPYLLPQLIQSLNRVAPGMPLAIEETMTASLAEMLRDNAVDVAIIALPFDIPGVLTRPLYDEAFKVVVPRGHAWEGKACISPEEVEGTEVLLLKAGNCFRDQVLDACPQVSSPETDVRLGHSIGTIRCMVASGLGVSVLPEGALGQPYSSELISIIPFRPPEPSRRVALAWRAGFVRPKAIDALLAAVRALNAPAYRLLV